The following coding sequences are from one Rathayibacter sp. VKM Ac-2760 window:
- a CDS encoding SCO1664 family protein, whose protein sequence is MSDAPDPSDAPEPSDADLQSGELELTGRITVASNATFLGSIGSTSVVYKPVAGEKPLWDFPDGQLAGREVSAYLASEALGWNVVPRTWLREGPLGIGMVQLWQDIDPEQDAVDLVPADAVPDGWRHVLDGSDAEDRDISLVHEDSAALRRMAVFDVVVNNADRKGGHVLEMPGGHRYGVDHGLTFHVEHKLRTVLWGWVGEPLTDDELAALKRLRSAIDGPLGAALSELLLEEEIATFAKRCDRLRSSGRFPAPRGSMPAVPWPLF, encoded by the coding sequence ATGAGCGACGCGCCCGATCCCAGCGACGCGCCCGAACCGAGCGACGCCGACCTGCAGAGCGGCGAGCTGGAGCTCACCGGCCGGATCACGGTCGCCTCGAACGCGACGTTCCTCGGCAGCATCGGCAGCACCTCCGTCGTCTACAAGCCGGTCGCCGGGGAGAAGCCGCTCTGGGACTTCCCGGACGGGCAGCTCGCGGGCCGCGAGGTCTCGGCCTACCTCGCCTCGGAGGCGCTGGGCTGGAACGTCGTCCCGCGCACCTGGCTCCGCGAGGGTCCGCTGGGCATCGGCATGGTGCAGCTCTGGCAGGACATCGATCCGGAGCAGGACGCCGTCGACCTGGTGCCGGCCGACGCGGTTCCGGACGGCTGGCGGCACGTGCTCGACGGCAGCGACGCGGAGGACCGCGACATCTCGCTCGTGCACGAGGACTCGGCGGCGCTGCGGCGGATGGCCGTCTTCGACGTCGTCGTCAACAATGCGGACCGCAAGGGCGGGCACGTGCTCGAGATGCCGGGCGGCCACCGCTACGGCGTCGACCACGGGCTGACCTTCCACGTGGAGCACAAGCTGCGGACGGTGCTCTGGGGCTGGGTCGGCGAGCCGCTGACCGACGACGAGCTCGCGGCGCTGAAGCGGCTGCGCTCGGCGATCGACGGGCCGCTCGGCGCCGCGCTCTCCGAGCTGCTGCTGGAGGAGGAGATCGCGACGTTCGCGAAGCGCTGCGACCGGCTCCGCTCCTCCGGTCGCTTCCCCGCCCCCCGCGGGAGCATGCCCGCCGTGCCGTGGCCGCTGTTCTGA
- a CDS encoding DUF3090 domain-containing protein translates to MPIVHGFDWPDRVVVGTVGSPGSRSFYLQARTGPRVVSVGLEKQQSALLAEKIDEILDQLMSAEGNPASVPPGTPPELVDNEPLDQPVAAEFRVGSLSLGWDPSTAQVVIEAYPVVEGDEDDTDDEPVVPEEMLQVRIPVGTARAFAKRTLEVVGAGRPLCPRCGEPMDPDGHDCPLT, encoded by the coding sequence ATGCCCATCGTGCACGGATTCGACTGGCCCGACCGCGTCGTCGTGGGGACGGTCGGCTCCCCCGGCTCGCGCTCCTTCTACCTTCAGGCCCGCACCGGACCGCGCGTCGTGAGCGTCGGCCTGGAGAAGCAGCAGTCGGCGCTGCTCGCGGAGAAGATCGACGAGATCCTCGACCAGCTGATGTCGGCGGAGGGCAACCCGGCGAGCGTGCCGCCCGGCACCCCTCCGGAGCTCGTCGACAACGAGCCGCTCGACCAGCCGGTCGCGGCCGAGTTCCGCGTCGGCAGCCTCAGCCTCGGCTGGGACCCGTCGACGGCGCAGGTCGTCATCGAGGCCTATCCGGTGGTCGAGGGCGACGAGGACGACACCGACGACGAACCGGTCGTCCCGGAGGAGATGCTGCAGGTGCGCATCCCCGTGGGCACCGCCCGCGCCTTCGCCAAGCGCACCCTCGAGGTCGTCGGCGCCGGCCGCCCGCTCTGCCCTCGCTGCGGCGAGCCGATGGACCCCGACGGGCACGACTGCCCGCTCACATGA
- a CDS encoding histidine phosphatase family protein: MPTLLLVRHGRTTANTAGILAGRTAGVRLDDVGRTQAARTGERLAAVPLAAVVSSPLERCRQTARYLLERQDGSPATPIEKGITECDYGEWQGRSLRDLAKEPMWSVVQNQPSAAVFPGGEGLAGMQSRAVAAIRRHDAGVAAEHGANAVWAAVSHGDIIKAVLADALGMHLDLFQRLSVGPASVSIIRYGAGRPDVIAMNTEAGDLGWLRAPAPVEAEAPVGGGAGHE, from the coding sequence ATGCCCACGCTCCTCCTCGTCCGTCACGGGCGCACCACGGCCAACACTGCGGGGATCCTCGCCGGACGCACGGCCGGGGTCCGCCTCGACGACGTCGGGCGCACGCAGGCCGCGCGCACCGGGGAGCGGCTCGCCGCCGTGCCGCTCGCCGCCGTCGTGTCGAGCCCGCTCGAGCGCTGCCGGCAGACGGCGCGGTACCTGCTCGAGCGGCAGGACGGCTCGCCGGCGACGCCGATCGAGAAGGGCATCACCGAGTGCGACTACGGCGAGTGGCAGGGGCGCTCGCTGCGGGACCTCGCCAAGGAGCCGATGTGGTCGGTCGTGCAGAACCAGCCGTCGGCCGCCGTGTTCCCCGGGGGCGAGGGGCTCGCGGGCATGCAGTCGCGGGCGGTCGCCGCGATCCGGCGGCACGACGCGGGGGTGGCGGCGGAGCACGGGGCGAACGCGGTGTGGGCGGCGGTCAGCCACGGCGACATCATCAAGGCGGTGCTCGCCGACGCGCTCGGGATGCACCTCGACCTGTTCCAGCGGCTGTCGGTCGGGCCGGCGTCGGTGTCGATCATCCGCTACGGCGCGGGGCGGCCCGACGTGATCGCGATGAACACGGAAGCGGGCGACCTGGGGTGGCTGCGGGCGCCGGCGCCGGTGGAGGCCGAGGCGCCGGTCGGAGGCGGGGCGGGGCACGAGTAG
- a CDS encoding ABC transporter ATP-binding protein: MDGSNGTTPTGTPQHPATATEQDAPATEQDAPATAQAAPATPLPAPAWAAPDATGRQDEIALRIRGLRKRFGDKEAVAGIDLDVPAGSFFGLVGPNGAGKTTTLSMATALLRPDAGTVTIHDVDVWWDTLEAKRLIGVLADGVKLFDRLTGLQLITYYGLLCGIDRPTVLERAGDLLDLLGLDPADRTLVVDYSAGMTKKIALACALVRAPRLLVLDEPFESVDPVSAANIRDILTGYVASGGTVIVSSHSMDLVERMCDRVAVIADGRVLAAGTLEEVRAGSSLEERFVDLVGGRTHQEGPAWLRIS; encoded by the coding sequence ATGGACGGCTCGAACGGGACCACGCCGACAGGCACCCCGCAGCACCCCGCCACCGCCACCGAGCAGGACGCCCCCGCCACCGAGCAGGACGCCCCGGCCACCGCGCAGGCCGCGCCCGCCACCCCGCTCCCCGCCCCCGCCTGGGCCGCCCCCGACGCCACCGGCCGCCAGGACGAGATCGCCCTGCGCATCCGCGGCCTCCGCAAGCGCTTCGGCGACAAGGAGGCCGTCGCCGGCATCGACCTCGACGTGCCGGCCGGCTCCTTCTTCGGCCTCGTCGGCCCCAACGGCGCCGGCAAGACGACCACCCTCTCGATGGCGACCGCCCTGCTCCGTCCCGACGCGGGCACCGTCACCATCCACGACGTCGACGTCTGGTGGGACACCCTGGAGGCCAAGCGCCTGATCGGCGTGCTGGCCGACGGCGTCAAGCTCTTCGACCGGCTCACCGGCCTGCAGCTCATCACCTACTACGGCCTGCTCTGCGGCATCGACCGCCCGACCGTCCTCGAGCGCGCGGGCGACCTGCTCGACCTCCTCGGTCTCGACCCGGCCGACCGCACGCTCGTCGTCGACTACTCCGCCGGCATGACCAAGAAGATCGCCCTGGCCTGCGCGCTCGTGCGCGCCCCGCGCCTGCTGGTGCTCGACGAGCCGTTCGAGTCCGTCGACCCGGTGTCCGCCGCGAACATCCGCGACATCCTCACCGGCTACGTCGCGTCCGGCGGCACCGTCATCGTCTCCAGCCACTCGATGGACCTGGTCGAGCGGATGTGCGACCGCGTCGCCGTCATCGCCGACGGCCGGGTGCTCGCGGCCGGGACGCTCGAGGAGGTCCGCGCCGGCTCCAGCCTCGAGGAGCGCTTCGTCGACCTCGTCGGCGGCCGCACCCACCAGGAGGGCCCGGCATGGTTGCGCATCTCCTGA
- a CDS encoding transporter produces MVAHLLRLRLLLLRNTLTRNVWQLVGVVFGGLYAIVVLGLVVVGLVALGATDPAFASVALVLGGSVLLLGWVLGPVFVSGSDQSLDLATLATFPIPLRTLMLGLAAAGLAGIPGIVTSLGALASAAAWWSHPIGILPGLVAAVIGVATCVVASRLLGALTTGLGSSRRYREVIGGVVLVVVILIGPLLIGLMNVIREGLDVLPVIASALGWSPLGAIWGVPGAVVAGDWVTALGRLAIGVATLAVLVWLWARALRHALAEPAASSGPASSGAQGIGLLGRFPGTPTGAIAARALGYWWRDPRYSRGLLVIPAVVVLAVFYSALQGGGSMLVVLSSLFIALIFGVTLCADVSYDGTAWAAHVSSGVAGSADRAGRVIAAGLIGVPAVLVVSVGTCLYAGRPEAIPAVLGMALALVLAGFGVSSVASALVVYPVPAPGDSPLKTPPGSGMISSIVMLGSMGATAVLSLPSLILGTISLVGGSTGLGVAALAAALVLGTALALLGIRVGGRLLDRRAPELLSALVTIG; encoded by the coding sequence ATGGTTGCGCATCTCCTGAGGCTGCGCCTGCTGCTGCTGCGCAACACGCTGACCCGCAACGTGTGGCAGCTGGTCGGCGTCGTCTTCGGCGGGCTGTACGCGATCGTCGTCCTCGGTCTCGTCGTCGTCGGACTGGTCGCGCTCGGCGCCACCGACCCGGCGTTCGCGAGCGTAGCCCTCGTGCTCGGCGGCTCCGTGCTGCTGCTCGGCTGGGTGCTCGGGCCGGTCTTCGTCTCGGGGTCGGATCAGAGCCTCGACTTGGCGACGCTCGCGACCTTCCCGATCCCGCTGCGCACCCTGATGCTCGGGCTCGCCGCGGCCGGCCTCGCCGGGATCCCCGGGATCGTCACCTCGCTCGGCGCCCTCGCCTCCGCCGCCGCCTGGTGGAGCCACCCGATCGGCATCCTCCCCGGCCTCGTCGCCGCGGTGATCGGCGTCGCGACCTGCGTGGTCGCCTCCCGCCTGCTCGGTGCGCTGACCACGGGGCTGGGCTCGAGCCGCCGCTACCGCGAGGTGATCGGCGGGGTCGTCCTCGTCGTAGTCATCCTGATCGGTCCGCTGCTGATCGGGCTGATGAACGTGATCCGCGAGGGACTCGACGTGCTGCCCGTGATCGCCTCCGCCCTCGGCTGGTCGCCGCTCGGCGCGATCTGGGGCGTGCCAGGGGCCGTCGTCGCGGGCGACTGGGTGACGGCGCTCGGCCGTCTCGCGATCGGCGTCGCCACGCTCGCCGTGCTGGTGTGGCTGTGGGCGCGGGCGCTGCGGCACGCGCTGGCCGAGCCGGCCGCGTCGTCCGGGCCGGCCTCCTCGGGGGCGCAGGGGATCGGGCTGCTCGGCCGCTTCCCCGGCACGCCCACCGGCGCGATCGCCGCCCGCGCGCTCGGCTACTGGTGGCGCGACCCGCGCTACAGCCGCGGCCTGCTGGTGATCCCCGCCGTGGTGGTGCTCGCCGTCTTCTACAGCGCGCTGCAGGGCGGCGGATCGATGCTGGTCGTCCTCTCGTCCCTCTTCATCGCGCTGATCTTCGGGGTCACCCTCTGCGCCGACGTCTCCTACGACGGCACCGCCTGGGCCGCGCACGTGAGCTCCGGAGTCGCCGGCTCGGCCGACCGCGCCGGCCGCGTCATCGCCGCCGGACTGATCGGCGTGCCGGCGGTGCTCGTCGTCTCGGTCGGCACCTGCCTGTACGCGGGGCGTCCGGAGGCGATCCCCGCGGTCCTCGGCATGGCGCTCGCGCTCGTGCTCGCCGGCTTCGGCGTCTCGAGCGTCGCCTCGGCGCTGGTCGTCTATCCGGTGCCGGCGCCGGGCGACAGCCCGCTCAAGACGCCGCCCGGCTCCGGGATGATCTCGAGCATCGTGATGCTCGGCAGCATGGGCGCGACCGCGGTCCTCTCGCTGCCGTCGCTGATCCTCGGCACGATCTCGCTCGTCGGCGGCAGCACCGGCCTCGGCGTCGCGGCGCTCGCCGCCGCCCTGGTGCTCGGCACCGCGCTCGCCCTCCTCGGCATCCGCGTCGGCGGCCGCCTCCTCGACCGCCGCGCCCCGGAGCTGCTCTCCGCCCTCGTCACGATCGGCTGA
- a CDS encoding 2'-5' RNA ligase family protein: MRSLEVLLDPESEARIRGQWEALEAAGVPSLSLHTAASNRPHLTLLAGPELTPPPPGALGPLPATVDLGAVLLFPHAARFVLAWGVVRSPALDALHSRAAALIPGAVPTSLPDAWTPHISVSRRLRAEQLGQAVPLLGGPFPVGLASVRFWDGDTKTITEL; this comes from the coding sequence ATGCGCAGCCTCGAAGTCCTCCTCGATCCGGAGTCGGAGGCGCGGATCCGCGGCCAGTGGGAGGCGCTCGAGGCGGCCGGTGTCCCGAGCCTCTCGCTGCACACCGCCGCGAGCAACCGGCCGCACCTCACCCTCCTCGCCGGCCCCGAGCTGACCCCGCCGCCGCCCGGCGCGCTCGGCCCGCTTCCCGCCACCGTCGACCTCGGCGCCGTGCTCCTCTTCCCGCACGCCGCCCGCTTCGTCCTCGCCTGGGGAGTCGTCCGCTCGCCCGCGCTCGACGCCCTGCACTCGCGGGCCGCGGCGCTGATACCGGGTGCCGTGCCGACGTCGCTCCCGGACGCGTGGACCCCGCACATCAGCGTCTCCCGCCGTCTCCGCGCCGAGCAGCTCGGCCAAGCCGTGCCGCTGCTCGGCGGGCCCTTCCCCGTCGGCCTCGCGAGCGTCCGCTTCTGGGACGGCGACACGAAGACGATCACCGAGCTCTGA
- the recQ gene encoding DNA helicase RecQ, translating into MLERVFGYGSFRGEQQAIVEQVIGGGDAVVLMPTGGGKSLCYQIPSIVRPGTGVVVSPLIALMQDQVDALRANGVRAEFLNSTQDMGERQRVERAYLDGELDLLYVAPERLGNEGTKQFLARGRIALFAIDEAHCVSQWGHDFRPDYLALGELAERWPDVPRIALTATATEATHREITTRLHLGAARHFISSFDRPNIQYRIVNKVEPRKQLIDFLKREHADDAGIVYALSRKSVEATAEALRAAGFDAVAYHAGLDARVRAAAQSRFLREEGVIVCATIAFGMGIDKPDVRFVAHIDLPKSVEGYYQETGRAGRDGLPSTAWLAYGLQDVVQQRRMIDESPGDLAHRRRMSAHLDAMLALSETVQCRRVNLLAYFGQESTACGNCDTCLEPPASWDGTVAAQKFLSTVVRLKRERNQQFGAGHIIDILRGKTTPRTTQHKHDSIATWGIGADLSDTQWRGVARQLLAQSLLGVNDDGFGTLVLTPESASVLSGERKVELRKEPERPARSSGSSRSGRSTVSDLSAEAQPLFERLREWRVAQARAQSVPAYVVFNDATLREIATVEPSTIDALSVIGGVGQKKLITYGAAVLAVVAGETPEIAEPDDTQEAAPARRQPAARTASARSSAARPSFGGERSGPPVSSAPPEDDWVPPEEPDEDPGWDSY; encoded by the coding sequence ATCCTCGAGCGGGTCTTCGGCTACGGCTCGTTCCGGGGCGAGCAGCAGGCCATCGTCGAGCAGGTCATCGGCGGCGGCGACGCGGTCGTGCTCATGCCCACGGGCGGCGGCAAGTCGCTCTGCTACCAGATCCCCTCGATCGTCCGGCCGGGCACCGGCGTCGTCGTCTCGCCGCTGATCGCCCTGATGCAGGATCAGGTCGACGCCCTCCGCGCGAACGGCGTGCGCGCCGAGTTCCTGAACTCCACGCAGGACATGGGGGAGCGCCAGCGCGTCGAGCGCGCCTACCTCGACGGCGAGCTCGACCTCCTCTACGTCGCCCCCGAGCGCCTCGGCAACGAGGGCACCAAGCAGTTCCTCGCCCGCGGCCGCATCGCCCTTTTCGCGATCGACGAGGCGCACTGCGTGAGCCAGTGGGGCCACGACTTCCGTCCCGACTACCTCGCGCTCGGCGAGCTGGCCGAGCGCTGGCCGGACGTGCCGCGCATCGCCCTCACCGCGACCGCGACCGAGGCGACCCACCGCGAGATCACCACGCGCCTGCACCTCGGCGCCGCCCGCCACTTCATCTCCAGCTTCGACCGGCCGAACATCCAGTACCGGATCGTCAACAAGGTCGAGCCGCGCAAGCAGCTGATCGACTTCCTCAAGCGCGAGCACGCCGACGACGCGGGCATCGTCTACGCACTCTCGCGCAAGAGCGTCGAGGCGACGGCCGAGGCCCTGCGCGCCGCGGGCTTCGACGCGGTCGCGTACCACGCGGGTCTTGACGCCCGGGTCCGGGCCGCCGCGCAGTCGCGCTTCCTCCGCGAGGAGGGCGTCATCGTCTGCGCGACCATCGCGTTCGGCATGGGCATCGACAAGCCCGACGTCCGCTTCGTCGCGCACATCGACCTGCCGAAGTCGGTCGAGGGCTACTACCAGGAGACGGGCCGCGCCGGTCGCGACGGCCTCCCCTCCACGGCCTGGCTCGCCTACGGCCTGCAGGACGTGGTGCAGCAGCGCCGGATGATCGACGAGTCCCCGGGCGATCTCGCGCATCGGCGGCGGATGTCCGCGCACCTCGACGCGATGCTCGCCCTCTCCGAGACGGTGCAGTGCCGCCGGGTGAACCTCCTCGCCTACTTCGGCCAGGAGAGCACGGCCTGCGGCAACTGCGACACCTGCCTCGAGCCGCCCGCCTCGTGGGACGGCACGGTCGCCGCGCAGAAGTTCCTCTCGACGGTCGTCCGGCTCAAGCGCGAGCGCAACCAGCAGTTCGGCGCCGGCCACATCATCGACATCCTCCGCGGCAAGACCACGCCTCGGACGACCCAGCACAAGCACGACTCGATCGCCACCTGGGGCATCGGGGCCGACCTCAGCGACACGCAGTGGCGCGGCGTCGCCCGCCAGCTCCTCGCGCAGAGCCTGCTCGGCGTGAACGACGACGGCTTCGGCACACTCGTGCTCACCCCGGAGTCGGCGTCGGTGCTGAGCGGCGAGCGCAAGGTCGAGCTGCGCAAGGAGCCGGAGCGCCCCGCGCGCTCGAGCGGCTCGTCTCGCTCCGGCCGCTCCACCGTCTCCGACCTCTCGGCCGAGGCGCAGCCCCTGTTCGAGCGGCTGCGGGAGTGGCGGGTCGCCCAGGCCCGCGCGCAGTCGGTCCCCGCCTACGTCGTCTTCAACGACGCGACCCTGCGCGAGATCGCGACGGTCGAGCCGTCCACGATCGACGCCCTGAGCGTCATCGGCGGTGTCGGCCAGAAGAAGCTGATCACCTACGGCGCAGCGGTGCTCGCCGTGGTCGCGGGCGAGACGCCCGAGATCGCCGAGCCGGACGACACCCAGGAGGCCGCCCCGGCCCGCCGGCAGCCGGCCGCCCGAACCGCATCCGCGCGCTCGTCGGCCGCGCGCCCGTCCTTCGGCGGCGAGAGGTCCGGTCCGCCGGTCTCCTCCGCCCCGCCCGAGGACGACTGGGTCCCGCCGGAGGAGCCCGACGAGGACCCCGGCTGGGACAGCTACTGA
- a CDS encoding DUF6264 family protein — protein MSEPQLPPPPPPRRESRPDWRPPTSMESVQALESARPSGPGTPWTAARQRGPVRVWDLVLTMALILCALGATLLLSYFGLFFAMASDACMGSNDCDGDLIGWGVLVAAGGVWLPFLAAIVVSIVLLVRRRIAFWVPIAGLALSFGCTVLGGWMATVGSGT, from the coding sequence ATGAGTGAGCCGCAGCTGCCTCCGCCTCCGCCGCCCCGCCGGGAGAGCCGGCCGGACTGGCGGCCGCCCACCTCGATGGAGTCCGTGCAGGCCCTCGAGTCCGCGCGACCCTCGGGGCCCGGCACGCCGTGGACCGCGGCACGGCAGCGAGGCCCGGTGCGGGTGTGGGACCTGGTGCTGACGATGGCGCTGATCCTGTGCGCGCTCGGGGCGACGCTGCTGCTGTCCTACTTCGGGCTGTTCTTCGCGATGGCGAGCGACGCCTGCATGGGCTCGAACGACTGCGACGGCGACCTGATCGGCTGGGGCGTGCTCGTCGCGGCCGGCGGGGTGTGGCTGCCGTTCCTCGCGGCGATCGTCGTCTCGATCGTGCTGCTGGTGCGGCGGCGGATCGCCTTCTGGGTGCCGATCGCGGGGCTCGCCCTGTCGTTCGGCTGCACCGTGCTCGGCGGCTGGATGGCGACCGTCGGCTCGGGGACCTGA
- a CDS encoding acyl-CoA dehydrogenase — MSTTAPRPHSAANAADRAGSRSRTRRSRSGPITPPPPVDVLATEVDARLDQDGAPGVDVAALGELLLGDWREQRLATRALTSRPELHRTDGLSMADHRARVTQQMRVLAAEGGVHRAFPVALGGEADHGGNIAGFEELVTADASLQIKSGVQWGLFGAAVLHLGTQPHHEKWLPGIMSLEIPGAFAMTETGHGSDVASIATSATFDEEAGDFVLTTPFRAAWKDYLGNAAVDGRAAVVFAQLVTRGVNHGVHAFYVPIRDGEGAFLPGVGGEDDGLKGGLNGIDNGRLHFDHVRVPRENLLNRYGDVAADGSYSSPIASPGRRFFTMLGTLVQGRVSLDGASVAASKIALTIAVTYGDQRRQFTGGGDREEVLLDYQRHQRRLLPRLATTFAAGFAHDRLLRAFDDVFSGKNDTDESRQDLETLAAGLKALSTWHALDTLQEAREACGGAGFLAENRLTQLRADLDVYATFEGDNTVLLQLVAKRLLTDVGRRFKNAQPGELARYAVGQVAGATVNTSGLRRLAQVVADRGSTARSVGQLRDEQRELLTDRVESMVSGVASRLRSASKLPSDEAARLFNAHQSELIEAARAHAELLQWEAFTEGLAAIEDEGTRTVLTWLRDLFGLGLIEKHLDWYLIHGRLSSQRALAVTSYIDRLLARLRPHAGDLVAAFGYRPEHIRASIASGAEATRQEEAHAWYEAARAAGTLPTPEKSSQR, encoded by the coding sequence ATGAGCACCACAGCGCCTCGCCCCCACTCCGCCGCGAACGCCGCCGACCGCGCCGGATCCCGCTCCCGCACCCGCCGCTCCCGCTCCGGCCCGATCACCCCGCCGCCGCCCGTCGACGTGCTCGCCACCGAGGTCGACGCCCGGCTCGACCAGGACGGCGCACCCGGCGTCGACGTCGCCGCGCTCGGCGAGCTGCTGCTCGGCGACTGGCGCGAGCAGCGCCTCGCGACCCGTGCCCTCACCTCGCGACCCGAGCTGCACCGGACCGACGGCCTCTCGATGGCCGACCACCGCGCCCGCGTCACCCAGCAGATGAGGGTCCTCGCGGCGGAGGGCGGCGTGCACCGCGCCTTCCCGGTCGCGCTCGGCGGCGAGGCCGACCACGGCGGCAATATCGCCGGCTTCGAGGAGCTGGTCACCGCCGATGCGTCGCTGCAGATCAAGTCGGGCGTGCAGTGGGGCCTCTTCGGGGCCGCCGTGCTGCACCTCGGGACCCAGCCGCACCACGAGAAGTGGCTGCCGGGCATCATGAGCCTCGAGATCCCGGGCGCCTTCGCGATGACCGAGACGGGCCACGGCTCCGACGTCGCCTCGATCGCCACCTCCGCCACCTTCGACGAGGAGGCCGGCGACTTCGTCCTGACCACCCCGTTCCGCGCGGCCTGGAAGGACTACCTCGGCAACGCCGCGGTGGACGGTCGGGCCGCCGTCGTCTTCGCCCAGCTCGTCACCCGCGGCGTGAACCACGGCGTGCACGCGTTCTACGTGCCGATCCGCGACGGCGAGGGCGCCTTCCTCCCCGGGGTCGGCGGCGAGGACGACGGCCTGAAGGGCGGGCTGAACGGCATCGACAACGGCCGCCTGCACTTCGACCACGTCCGCGTGCCGCGCGAGAACCTGCTCAACCGCTACGGCGACGTGGCCGCCGACGGCAGCTACTCCTCGCCGATCGCGAGCCCGGGCCGCCGCTTCTTCACCATGCTCGGCACCCTCGTGCAGGGTCGCGTCTCGCTCGACGGCGCGTCGGTCGCGGCCTCGAAGATCGCCCTCACCATCGCGGTCACCTACGGCGATCAGCGCCGCCAGTTCACCGGCGGCGGCGACCGCGAGGAGGTGCTGCTCGACTACCAGCGGCACCAGCGCCGACTGCTGCCGCGCCTGGCGACCACCTTCGCGGCCGGCTTCGCGCACGACCGGCTCCTGCGCGCCTTCGACGACGTGTTCTCCGGCAAGAACGACACCGACGAGTCGCGGCAGGACCTCGAGACGCTCGCCGCGGGCCTCAAGGCGCTGTCGACCTGGCACGCGCTCGACACTCTGCAGGAGGCGCGCGAGGCCTGCGGCGGCGCCGGATTCCTCGCCGAGAACCGGCTCACCCAGCTCCGCGCTGACCTCGACGTCTACGCCACGTTCGAGGGCGACAACACCGTCCTGCTCCAGCTCGTCGCCAAGCGACTGCTGACCGACGTCGGACGCCGTTTCAAGAACGCGCAGCCGGGGGAGCTGGCGCGCTACGCCGTCGGCCAGGTCGCCGGCGCGACCGTGAACACCTCCGGCCTGCGGCGCCTCGCGCAGGTCGTCGCCGACCGCGGCTCCACCGCCCGCTCGGTCGGCCAGCTCCGCGACGAGCAGCGCGAGCTGCTGACCGACCGGGTCGAGAGCATGGTCTCCGGAGTCGCGTCACGGCTCCGCTCCGCGTCGAAGCTTCCGTCGGACGAAGCCGCCCGGCTCTTCAACGCGCACCAGAGCGAGCTGATCGAGGCCGCCCGCGCGCACGCCGAGCTGCTGCAGTGGGAGGCGTTCACCGAGGGGCTCGCGGCGATCGAGGACGAGGGGACGCGCACGGTGCTGACCTGGCTCCGCGACCTGTTCGGTCTCGGCTTGATCGAGAAGCACCTGGACTGGTACCTCATCCACGGCCGGCTCTCCTCGCAGCGCGCGCTCGCGGTCACCTCCTACATCGACCGCCTGCTGGCCCGACTGCGCCCGCACGCCGGCGATCTGGTCGCCGCGTTCGGCTACCGCCCCGAGCACATCCGCGCGTCGATCGCGAGCGGCGCCGAGGCGACCCGACAGGAGGAGGCGCACGCCTGGTACGAGGCCGCCCGCGCCGCCGGCACCCTCCCCACCCCCGAGAAGTCCTCCCAGCGCTGA
- a CDS encoding malate dehydrogenase, with the protein MQRTPVTVAVTGAGGAIGYALLFRIASGQLLGPDVPVRLSLLEIPAGLRSAAGTALELQDGAFGLLRGIEVSDDPAAAFDGASVALLVGARPRSAGMERADLLAANAGIFGPQGAALNENAADDIRVLVVGNPANTNAWIARASAPDIPAGRFTAMTRLDHNRAVAQLAAKLDAPVDAISGVTIWGNHSASQYPDVTHAVVDGRPVAELVDASWLHEEFEPRVAKRGAEIIEVRGASSAASAASAAIDHVHDWVTGTEWTSAAVESDGSYGVEEGLISSFPVRSVDGEWRIIPGLEIDAHSRAKIDESVLELRAERDAALAFLQR; encoded by the coding sequence ATGCAGCGCACCCCCGTCACCGTCGCCGTCACGGGAGCGGGAGGCGCGATCGGCTACGCCCTCCTGTTCCGCATCGCCTCCGGGCAGCTCCTCGGGCCGGACGTCCCAGTGCGGCTGAGCCTCCTCGAGATCCCGGCCGGCCTGCGCTCGGCGGCCGGCACCGCGCTCGAGCTGCAGGACGGCGCCTTCGGCCTGCTCCGCGGGATCGAGGTGTCCGATGACCCAGCCGCCGCGTTCGACGGTGCGAGCGTCGCCCTCCTGGTCGGCGCCCGACCGCGCTCGGCCGGCATGGAGCGCGCCGACCTCCTCGCCGCGAACGCCGGCATCTTCGGCCCGCAGGGGGCGGCGCTCAACGAGAACGCCGCCGACGACATCCGCGTGCTCGTCGTCGGCAATCCGGCCAACACCAACGCCTGGATCGCCCGCGCGAGCGCGCCCGACATCCCGGCCGGGCGCTTCACAGCGATGACGCGCCTCGACCACAACCGCGCCGTCGCGCAGCTGGCCGCGAAGCTCGACGCCCCGGTCGACGCGATCTCCGGCGTCACCATCTGGGGCAACCACTCCGCGTCGCAGTACCCGGACGTGACGCACGCGGTCGTCGACGGCCGCCCCGTGGCCGAGCTGGTCGACGCCTCCTGGCTGCACGAGGAGTTCGAGCCGCGGGTGGCCAAGCGCGGCGCCGAGATCATCGAGGTGCGCGGTGCCTCCTCCGCCGCCTCGGCCGCCTCGGCCGCGATCGACCACGTGCACGACTGGGTGACCGGCACCGAGTGGACCTCCGCAGCGGTCGAGTCCGACGGCTCCTACGGCGTGGAGGAGGGACTGATCTCCTCGTTCCCCGTCCGCTCCGTCGACGGCGAGTGGCGGATCATCCCGGGCCTGGAGATCGACGCCCACTCGCGCGCGAAGATCGACGAGTCCGTGCTCGAGCTGCGCGCCGAGCGCGACGCCGCCCTGGCCTTCCTGCAGCGCTGA